A genomic segment from Daphnia pulex isolate KAP4 chromosome 5, ASM2113471v1 encodes:
- the LOC124193366 gene encoding uncharacterized protein LOC124193366, with amino-acid sequence MALFISPARKRFDENQPLYYPLGRALTRNALKDFKGSKRKETKILFLGCHDLHNVLLTIACKTTNNGTLNIHLNHSCPYSLARNALILKVISSPNFNVNCSEDLKYLWDLWYNLEWPQTTLDRFEKDVNELIKTGLPEHNLEFDSNQLKDLKDMWRNWLSSLTKLTKSSEIEKVLKSRQEFINGGGRIGKEMLEYQAKMNKSPESPMLRQLTSKLAVAMKISDFPEVLKSKIIKEVERYYRTGSCNSRITALKSVAVNPTLLELENALSLAKTPRWRVNIYSTPFMSFLPLPLDKMEKNEENIATLYCQKMLKNFVSSYRHLKNCVNFHLHWSDNLQFCLSGTSEMFDVIDCSTLADEVGLANLIVSSSPRLDYRSPDALMITESTDGWFSIASSIAGYIEEALCAPLSMIPTLYGVRPANDATLGSNVITTRGNEDGFPEITLTWRRAPRFENVPLGLSPSLELYLKNFEKKCYFVKDETTLDELKSKFFRCYTPLTYCYMVGNLVSHLENREDFQNLLFKANFFEKGSQFTLTKRTIEAGANQHPLTLVIANQQLTPEIENLLQDNFRAPMLRVMVIPFDRWIAKKKSGSIEKHSDVYFIDNFHFKINGKTADRVFPTIQVTFLLPEEHGLKPNHCAVIMEMYSSTVMLFLGMIHDMEQKTLEVPSSRKKQLSICSEMAPKNSFMQAGNCRESPTDFFFNISVHTEGVPKGLYVSSDELRPCEAGHRVTFSLAEPEGVQPLTLCFPHPILVDSIDATLRRPDRSIRVVLKKAIHEPWPYDFNLKPKWDVDQLKLWKESDPKKKDDLYFHVANQKGFDRLKNYLGLNIFGNAVHLPEVRLLSPIENARNLIGTILMQVQPDRCEFFEIHKVPAPGQLQSVSSTNDVPFFYVRAHLPIITSPFGSPMILLSVLDTRLSEKFIKNGLLNAESSKEDFERIFRPRDKSSKTKTPMILWTNVDDSTNLLRHVFRLNSTKMKPSTWQEENLPLGKYSPYLATFVSPLYLDHFPVENSDSKKDSKKFTCTGCGKKSNATMKRCSRCKTMTYCTEKCQKADWSRHKLMCSVMEPKNLVVRVQVAE; translated from the exons ATggctttattcatttctccaGCGAGAAAACGTTTTGATGAGAACCAGCCCCTGTACTATCCACTAGGTAGGGCTCTAACAAGAAATGCCCTAAAAGACTTTAAAggctcaaaaagaaaagaaacaaag ATTCTCTTTCTTGGTTGCCATGATTTGCATAATGTGCTTCTAACAATAGCATGCAAGACCACTAATAATGGTACTTTGAACATTCACCTCAATCACTCTTGTCCATATTCCTTGGCAAGAAATGCTCTCATTTTGAAAGTGATATCATCCCCCAATTTTAACGTGAACTGTTCTGAAGATCTGAAATACTTGTGGGATCTGTGGTACAATTTAGAGTGGCCCCAAACAACTCTTGATagatttgaaaaagatgtCAATGAACTCATCAAGACAGGATTGCCTGAACATAATTTAGAATTTGATAGCAATCAACTTAAGGATTTGAAAGATATGTGGCGGAATTGGCTGTCATCTCTAACAAAACTGACCAAATCatcagaaattgaaaaagtccTGAAAAGCAG ACAAGAATTTATTAATGGTGGTGGAAGAATCGGCAAAGAAATGCTTGAATACCAAGCCAAAATGAACAAATCACCTGAATCTCCTATGTTACGGCAATTAACCTCGAAACTTGCAGTGGCAATGAAAATCTCAGATTTCCCAGAAGTACTGAAGAGCAAGATAATTAAGGAAGTCGAACGTTATTATCGAACAGGAAGTTGCAATTCAAGAATTACAGCACTCAAAAGTGTCGCTGTTAATCCCACTCTTCTCGAACTAGAAAATGCCTTGTCTTTGGCTAAAACACCTCGTTGGCGGGTAAACATTTACTCAACTCCGTTTATGAGTTTCCTACCACTACCTTTGgacaagatggaaaaaaacgaGGAGAACATTGCCACATTATATTGCCAGAAGATGCTCAAGAATTTTGTATCTTCCTATCGACACCTGAAAAATTgtgttaattttcatttacattGGAGTGACAACCTACAATTCTGTCTCAGTGGTACTTCTGAAATGTTTGACGTCATCGATTGTTCTACCCTTGCGGATGAAGTCGGACTGGCCAACTTAATTGTATCAAGCAGCCCAAGACTTGACTATCGGTCACCCGATGCTTTGATGATTACCGAAAGCACCGATGGATGGTTCAGTATAGCATCTTCAATTGCTGGTTACATCGAAGAAGCTCTTTGCGCTCCACTTAGCATGATACCCACCCTGTATGGAGTTCGACCTGCTAACGATGCAACATTGGGATCGAACGTAATAACCACACGAGGAAATGAAGACGGATTTCCAGAAATTACATTAACTTGGCGTCGAGCTCCTCGGTTCGAGAATGTACCACTTGGATTATCCCCATCGCTTGAACTTTATCTGaagaattttgagaaaaagtgTTACTTTGTGAAGGACGAAACAACGTTGGATGAATTGAAGTCAAAGTTCTTCAGGTGTTACACTCCTCTAACCTACTGTTATATGGTCGGGAATTTAGTGTCGCATTTAGAAAATCGAGAAGATTTCCAGAATCTTCTATTTAAGGCCAACTTCTTCGAAAAAGGCTCTCAATTTACGCTTACAAAAAGAACAATCGAAGCAGGGGCGAACCAACATCCATTAACATTAGTCATTGCCAATCAACAGTTAACACCTgagattgaaaatcttttacAGGACAATTTTAGAGCTCCGATGTTGCGTGTCATGGTGATTCCTTTCGATCGTTGgatcgcaaaaaaaaaatctggttcCATAGAAAAACATTCAGATGTATACTTCATCgataatttccatttcaagATCAATGGAAAAACGGCCGATCGCGTCTTTCCTACAATACAAGTGACATTTCTTCTCCCTGAAGAGCATGGACTGAAACCCAATCATTGCGCAGTGATTATGGAAATGTATTCGAGCACGGTTATGCTGTTTCTTGGCATGATTCACGATATGGAACAAAAAACCTTAGAAGTGCCAAGctcaagaaagaaacaactgTCAATTTGCTCGGAAATGGCTCCCAAAAACTCCTTTATGCAAGCAGGGAACTGTCGAGAATCACCGacagatttcttcttcaacattaGCGTGCACACAGAAGGTGTTCCCAAAG GCTTGTATGTTTCATCTGATGAGCTACGTCCCTGCGAGGCCGGACATAGGGTCACCTTTTCCCTTGCAGAACCCGAAGGAGTGCAGCCTCTTACATTATGTTTTCCTCACCCTATTTTGGTCGACTCTATAGATGCCACACTTCGTCGTCCTGATCGCTCCATCAGAGTGGTTTTGAAGAAAGCTATACATGAGCCATGGCCTTACGATTTCAATCTGAAACCAAAGTGGGACGTTGACCAATTGAAGTTGTGGAAAGAGTCGGAtcccaaaaaaaaggatgatcTTTACTTCCATGTCGCCAATCAAAAAGGATTTGATCGTCTCAAAAACTATTTGGGATTAAACATTTTTGGGAATGCTGTGCATCTTCCAGAAGTCAGACTGCTTTCTCCCATTGAAAATGCCCGCAATCTCATTGGCACTATACTTATGCAAGTTCAGCCTGATCGTTgcgaattttttgaaattcacaaAGTTCCTGCCCCTGGGCAGCTTCAATCTGTCTCTTCAACAAATgatgttccatttttttatgtacgaGCTCATCTCCCAATCATAACTTCTCCTTTCGGCAGTCCAATGATATTGCTTTCTGTTTTGGATACCCGTTTGTCcgaaaaattcatcaaaaacGGACTCTTGAATGCGGAAAGTTCTAAAGAAGATTTTGAGCGTATATTTCGGCCAAGAGACAAAAGTAGCAAGACGAAGACTCCCATGATACTTTGGACTAATGTTGATGATTCGACCAATCTGTTGCGCCATGTGTTTCGCTTAAATTCCACTAAAATGAAGCCGAGCACATGGCAAGAAGAGAATCTCCCACTGGGAAAGTACAGTCCTTACTTGGCAACTTTCGTCTCTCCCTTGTACCTTGATCACTTCCCAGTCGAAAACTCGGATTCGAAGAAAGATTCTAAAAAGTTCACGTGTACTGGATGCGGAAAGAAATCGAATGCTACAATGAAGCGTTGCTCTAGATGCAAAACCATGACTTATTGCACCGAAAAGTGTCAGAAAGCTGACTGGAGCCGGCACAAACTGATGTGTTCAGTAATGGAACCTAAAAATTTGGTTGTTAGGGTGCAAGTTGCGGAGtaa
- the LOC124193368 gene encoding aminopeptidase N-like has translation MKTFWNLQFVLVLIAISSAFGIGVQPKYEGPDEVELSLLEPAVVPDPVDGISRWWYTPSRKAFLFRHNYAKNGEVEPKQGEDLRLPGNILPRLYNIRLLPFIEVGNWTTDGYVEISVDCIISTVNISINSLDLTIDQASITVTDELTGNPIPVVNFIDEQSTRELITLQVSQPLTVGGRYKITMKYISVLNTLLTGFYRSDYEENGEVKYLAVSDFEATSARRAFPCFDEPTMKANFTITLGRKETWTSASNMPLIRTEPMAGVTGFVWDYYETSVTMSTYLVAFLVSEFVGIPSEPGLSNVEFRIWARADARNLTDYARNIGPRVLEFFESFFAIDYPLPKQDMAAIPDFAAGAMENWGLITYREQYLLTDPTTTSARSFQFAAIIIAHELSHQWFGNLVTMDWWNALWLNEGFASYMEYIGTDAVEPDFRMNDQFIIENLQYVFGVDALETSRPINIEVNTPAEINSMFDAISYEKGSCVIRMCADFIGFDTFQRGLTRYLNDNAYGNAGQDNLWSALQTQADLENVVLPATIKEIMDTWTYKMGFPFITVTRDYQTGGALVTQERFLLRKSNDSTDPIVYQWWVPLTYTSDYQTNKRDWLSVDQVSKTLPNLGAAANQWVIFNIDQQNYYRVAYDTSNYAMIRDQLMMDHQKFSDNNRGQLLDDAFNLALVELIPYATALDLTLYLKYEREYVPWHAALSEFNYIDTMLYNFVEFPNWKNYMTSLVEPTYTFFGFAETQADPHMEKLSRIDAMNWACRLGVADCVQNSLSTYANLMSQPENLLQIVSPNEKSIILRTAIENGGQAEYDFAFNQYKTTGDNSFLVAMCASKQVTVLSGLLEMLLDPNSGILRSDVNTVFNNVANNPIGNELALDFLINRWNDIQNSLGVTYFATWYRYVCTRQNTQAGLDKLIQLRDAHTLILGNSNSVKQGIETVETNIKWVSLNEGEIGTWLAANQPAKVFRQ, from the exons atgaagacaTTTTGGAACTTACAATTTGTCCTTGTTCTAATCGCGATCAGTTCGGCTTTCGGTATCGGCGTTCAGCCAAAATATGAAGGTCCAGATGAAGTTGAACTGAGCCTATTGGAACCGGCTGTTGTTCCTGATCCTGTAGACGGAATAAGCCGTTGGTGGTACACTCCATCGCGAAAGGCTTTTCTCTTCCGTCACAATTACGCGAAAAATGGCGAAGTTGAACCGAAGCAAGGAGAGGATTTGCGCCTTCCGGGTAACATCTTGCCTCGCTTATATAACATTCGCCTTTTGCCCTTCATTGAAGTGGGCAACTGGACCACCGACGGTTATGTCGAGATTTCGGTTGACTGCATCATCTCGACCGTCAACATCTCCATCAACAGTCTAGACCTCACCATCGACCAGGCTTCCATTACG GTTACGGACGAACTAACTGGAAACCCGATCCCAGTGGTCAACTTCATCGACGAGCAATCGACCCGCGAGCTAATCACGCTGCAAGTCTCTCAACCGTTGACAGTCGGTGGACGGTACAAGATCACCATGAAGTACATCTCCGTTTTGAACACTTTGTTGACTGGATTTTATCGATCAGACTATGAGGAGAATGGCGAAGTCAA GTATCTAGCTGTGTCTGATTTCGAGGCAACAAGCGCTCGCCGCGCCTTCCCTTGTTTCGACGAGCCAACAATGAAGGCTAATTTCACCATCACACTCGGGCGCAAAGAAACCTGGACTTCCGCCAGCAATATGCCACTGATTAGAACGGAACCCAT GGCTGGAGTGACTGGATTCGTTTGGGATTATTATGAAACGTCGGTGACAATGTCCACTTACCTTGTGGCGTTTTTGGTGTCGGAATTTGTTGGTATTCCATCAGAACCCGGACTCAGCAACGTAGAATTCCGCATTTGGGCCCGTGCTGATGCCCGCAATCTTACCGA CTATGCACGCAATATTGGTCCTCGAGTTTTGGAATTCTTCGAAAGTTTTTTTGCCATCGACTATCCGTTACCTAAACAAGACATGGCAGCTATTCCCGATTTCGCCGCTG GAGCCATGGAAAACTGGGGACTGATTACCTATAG gGAACAATACCTCCTCACCGATCCTACTACGACCAGCGCACGTTCATTCCAATTTGCTGCTATAATCATCGCTCACGAACTGTCCCATCAATGGTTCGGCAACCTCGTTACTATGGACTG GTGGAATGCCCTGTGGTTAAACGAAGGATTCGCATCGTACATGGAATACATCGGCACCGATGCg GTGGAGCCAGATTTTAGAATGAACGACCAGTTTATCATTGAAAACCTGCAATACGTGTTCGGAGTCGACGCTCTGGAAACGTCTCGTCCTATCAACATCGAAGTCAACACTCCAGCCGAAATCAATTCAATGTTTGATGCCATTTCCTACGAAAAGG GATCTTGCGTGATCCGAATGTGCGCAGATTTTATCGGCTTCGACACATTTCAGCGCGGTCTCACTCGCTACCTCAACGACAa TGCTTATGGCAATGCGGGTCAAGACAACTTGTGGTCAGCCCTACAGACTCAAGCTGATTTGGAAAACGTTGTCCTTCCGGCGACTATCAAAGAGATCATGGACACTTGGACCTACAAGATGGGCTTCCCTTTCATTACCGTGACCCGCGACTACCAGACAGGGGGTGCCCTCGTCACTCAG GAAAGGTTTTTGTTGCGAAAGAGTAATGACTCCACCGACCCCATCGTCTATCAGTGGTGGGTCCCTCTGACCTATACCAGTGACTATCAAACGAATAAAAGAGATTGGCTCTCTGTGGATCAAGTCAGCAAGACACTGCCCAATCTTGGGGCAGCTGCCAATCAATGGGTCATCTTCAATATCGATCAACAGA ATTACTATCGAGTGGCTTACGACACTTCCAATTACGCAATGATTCGCGATCAGCTCATGATGGACCATCAAAAATTTTCCGACAACAATCGAGGTCAACTTCTTGACGATGCCTTTAACTTGGCTTTGGTCGAATTGATTCCCTACGCTACGGCCCTCGACCTCACTTTGTATCTGAAATACGAGAGAGAATATGTGCCATGGCACGCAGCTCTCTCCGAGTTCAATTACATTGACACTATGCTCTACAACTTTGTTGAATTCCCCAACTGGAAG AATTACATGACAAGCCTAGTGGAACCTACCTACACTTTCTTCGGGTTTGCAGAGACTCAGGCTGATCCGCACATGGAAAAGTTGAGCCGTATCGATGCGATGAACTGGGCTTGCAGACTGGGAGTGGCCGATTGCGTTCAAAATTCGCTTAGCACATACGCTAACTTGATGAGTCAGCCAGAAAATCTTCTTCA GATTGTTTCACCGAACGAAAAGAGTATAATTCTAAGAACGGCCATCGAGAATGGCGGCCAGGCTGAATACGACTTTGCTTTCAATCAGTACAAGACCACAGGAGATAACAGCTTCCTTGTGGCCATGTGTGCCAGTAAACAAGTCACCGTGCTCTCAGG GTTGTTGGAAATGTTGCTGGATCCCAATTCTGGAATCTTGAGGTCGGACGTCAATACCGTTTTCAACAATGTGGCGAATAACCCGATCGGAAATGAGCTCGCCCTCGACTTTTTGATTAATCGATGGAACGACATTCAAAATTC ACTCGGAGTGACTTATTTTGCTACTTGGTATCGTTACGTCTGTACTCGCCAAAACACACAAGCAGGACTTGATAAG CTAATTCAACTGCGGGACGCTCATACCCTAATTTTGGGCAATTCCAACAGCGTCAAGCAAGGCATTGAAACCGTTGAAACCAATATCAAATGGGTTTCACTCAACGAAGGAGAAATCGGCACTTGGCTGGCTGCCAATCAACCTGCCAAGGTCTTTCGTCAGTAA
- the LOC124193377 gene encoding uncharacterized protein LOC124193377 — MSVPDQLKTKRRARVNRMRRWDQIDDKMWNKWEKVFKEKFKNFKDSWTLAVTNDCPSTHEWEHSLEEKLSMACKCKDCNHVWVTDNGIVCFYYAFNKQSNTGEIAGKTLIVWVKPQLCPNKEKCGSSNLPMIDVYQDEVEAVLSYLMMEIGWYFYQINYSKDEENQIESQRKLRERKAKEKKNPQVKKGSSKLNGDIPSLDQIPPFKENVSGGLQIAKPNESKPPVDMRRITKLKNRWDKSPEQIKQEWELSFQNKFEYFTQKNPTHKWIMSLEKVTKDHPLRREQKWERFLGEKVEAGFKCPKCEYVWESKRAWISFWMWLNPPNSEGVRIGQVAVHILGQKCFNCPGNPNSKPYYTGDLQPEEIDAVLSFLLMEIDFHYYGNENYTDLHEEEIEKKRINSPIHFVSRGVHRKELCQPCQQKVCKKRVTAVYPNPVVPAQ, encoded by the exons ATGTCTGTCCCAGACCAACTGAAAACTAAGAGAAGAGCCAGAGTCAATCGAATGAGGAGATGGGATCAAATTGATGACAA gATGTGGAATAAGTGGGAGAAagtattcaaagaaaaatttaagaatttcAAAGATTCCTGGACACTTGCTGTAACAAATGATTGTCCATCTACACATGAATGGGAACACTCATTAGAAGAAAAGTTAAGCATGGCATGCAAGTGCAAG GACTGTAACCATGTATGGGTTACAGACAATGGTATTGTTTGTTTCTACTATGCATTTAATAAGCAGTCCAACACTGGAGAAATTGCAGGAAAAACCCTTATTGTTTGGGTGAAGCCTCAATTATGCCCCAATAAGGAAAAATGTGGCTCTTCCAAT cTGCCAATGATAGATGTGTACCAGGATGAAGTGGAGGCTGTGCTGAGCTATCTTATGATGGAGATTGGTTGgtatttttaccaaattaaTTACTCAAAGgatgaagaaaatcaaattgaaagcCAACGGAAACTGCGCGagagaaaagcaaaagagaaaaaaaatccacaagTGAAGAAAGGATCGTCGAAATTAAACGGTGATATCCCATCATTGGATCAGATCCCTCCATTCAAGGAAAATGTGAGTGGTGGTTTACAAATTGCGAAACCTAACGAATCGAAACCACCCGTCGACATGAGACGCatcacaaaattgaaaaatcgatGGGATAAATCTCCAGAACA aatcAAACAGGAATGGGAGCTAagttttcaaaacaagtttgaatattttaccCAAAAAAATCCCACGCATAAGTGGATCATGAGCCTGGAGAAAGTCACCAAGGATCACCCTCTAAGAAGAGAGCAGAAATGGGAGCGATTCCTCGGAGAGAAAGTTGAAGCAGGATTTAAATGCCCg AAATGCGAATACGTTTGGGAATCGAAAAGAGCCTGGATAAGCTTTTGGATGTGGCTGAATCCACCAAATAGCGAAGGAGTTCGTATTGGTCAAGTAGCTGTTCATATTCTAGgccaaaaatgtttcaattgtCCTGGAAACCCAAAT AGCAAACCGTACTATACAGGAGACTTACAACCTGAAGAGATTGACGCAGTATTGAGTTTTCTCTTGATGGAAATCGATTTTCATTATTACGGGAACGAAAATTATACGGACTTgcacgaagaagaaattgaaaaaaagcgGATCAATTCGCCGATACATTTTGTTAGTAGAGGAGTTCACAGAAAAGAATTGTGCCAACCGTGCCAACAAAAGGTTTGCAAGAAAAGAGTTACCGCGGTATATCCGAATCCGGTAGTGCCTGCCCAATAA
- the LOC124193382 gene encoding general transcription factor IIH subunit 2-like → MADEEETNEYRWESGYEKTWEAIKEDDDGLLESNVAEIVARAKRKRAALKATGAIQLGMMRHLFVVIDASECMFLQDLKPTRFLCVLKLLELFVHEFFDLNPISQLGILTTKVKRSELVTALAGNQKKHIEALQQMKDTSCEGEPSLQNSLERAMNGLKNMPAHSSREVLVLFGSLTTCDPGDIKKTIKSLKENNIRVSIIGLAAEVRICREIAKRTGGTYNVLLDDHHLKELILNQVQPPAVAGSMEASLVKMGFPGGKTGSGDGASDSAADHAPAYCLCHIENETSCLMGNNSGYNCPQCGSRYCELPVECKQCGLTLVSAPHLARSYHHLFPIKPFIERTEVPEMTHCFACAKPFGELDPNVYECENCKQIVCLDCDLFIRETLHTCPGCASDPITAQMKTN, encoded by the exons atggcagatgaagaagaaaccaatGAGTATCGCTGGGAGTCGGGATATGAAAAAACATG GGAAGCTAttaaagaagatgatgatggtttATTGGAATCAAATGTGGCTGAAATAGTAGCCCgagccaaaaggaaaagagctGCCCTGAAAGCCACCGGTGCGATCCAACTTGGAATGATGAGGCATCTCTTTGTTGTTATAGATGCTTCAGAATGCATGTTTTTGCAGGATTTGAAACCTACTCGCTTCCTCTGTGTTTTAAAGTTATTAGAATTGTTTGTTCATGAATTCTTTGACCTTAACCCGATAAGTCAGTTAGGAATATTAACAACCAAAGTGAAACGCAGTGAACTTGTTACAGCCCTAGCCGGAAACCAGAAAAAGCATATTGAG GCATTACAACAAATGAAGGATACTTCGTGTGAAGGGGAGCCATCACTTCAAAACTCATTAGAAAGGGCTATGAATGGTCTGAAAAACATGCCTGCCCACTCTAGTAGAGAAGTGTTGGTGTTATTTGGCAGCTTGACTACTTGCGATCCgggtgacataaaaaaaacgatcaagTCTTTGAAGGAGAATAACATTCGGGTTTCAATCATCGGGCTGGCGGCAGAAGTAAGGATTTGCCGAGAAATTGCCAAAAGAACTGGTGGCACTTACAATGTTCTTCTCGACGATCATCATCTGAAGGAACTCATTCTAAATCAAGTGCAACCACCGGCTGTAGCAG GTTCTATGGAGGCCTCACTGGTGAAAATGGGTTTTCCTGGAGGTAAAACTGGTTCAGGCGACGGAGCTTCAGATTCTGCTGCAGATCACGCCCCAGCTTATTGTCTTTG CCATATTGAAAACGAAACATCATGTTTAATGGGCAACAACAGTGGCTATAACTGTCCGCAATGTGGAAGTCGTTATTGTGAGCTTCCAGTTGAGTGCAAACAATGCGGATTGACTCTGGTTTCTGCCCCTCATCTTGCCCGTTCTTATCACCATCTCTTTCCCATCAAACCATTTATAGAACGAACAGAAGTTCCCGAGATGACGCATTGCTTTGCGTGCGCCAAGCCTTTTGGTGAATTGGATCCCAAT gtttacGAGTGTGAAAACTGCAAACAGATTGTATGTCTTGACTGCGACCTATTCATACGAGAAACATTGCACACATGCCCTGGATGTGCTAGTGATCCAATCACAGCTCAAATGAAAACTAACtga